A genomic window from Acidobacteriota bacterium includes:
- a CDS encoding NADH-quinone oxidoreductase subunit B: MPQLEIPVLTTSVEKMVQWARRSAIWPVTFGLACCAIEMMAMSCGRYDIARFGAEVFRGSPRQSDLMIVAGRLSRKMAPVLRRIYDQMPEPKWVISMGACASCGGVFDNYAIVQGVDQVVPIDVFVPGCPPRPESLIYGIVQLQRKIDQQRMSA; this comes from the coding sequence ATGCCTCAACTCGAAATCCCAGTCCTGACGACCTCGGTCGAGAAGATGGTGCAGTGGGCGCGGCGGTCGGCCATCTGGCCGGTCACGTTCGGCCTCGCGTGCTGCGCCATCGAGATGATGGCCATGAGCTGCGGCCGCTACGACATCGCCCGCTTCGGCGCCGAGGTGTTCCGGGGGTCGCCGCGCCAGTCGGACCTGATGATCGTGGCCGGGCGGCTGTCGCGCAAGATGGCGCCCGTCCTGCGGCGCATCTACGACCAGATGCCCGAACCCAAGTGGGTGATCTCGATGGGCGCGTGCGCGAGCTGCGGCGGCGTGTTCGACAACTACGCGATCGTCCAGGGCGTCGACCAGGTCGTGCCCATCGACGTGTTCGTGCCCGGGTGCCCACCGCGCCCCGAGTCGCTCATCTACGGCATCGTCCAGCTCCAGCGGAAGATCGACCAGCAGCGGATGAGCGCCTGA
- a CDS encoding SIS domain-containing protein: MTDLELVRRTCEDVAALHQRVGAERGELIVRAAEIVRTALVEGRKVLVFGNGGSAADAQHFAAELVGRFGAGVERRALPALALVSDPAIVSAVSNDFGFAAVFARQIEAFGAAGDVAIALTTSGASPNVNEGLRWALDRSLITIALTGRDGGESGRLADVHVNVPDRNPQRVQEAHQVILHLICELVERTL; the protein is encoded by the coding sequence CTGACTGACCTCGAGCTCGTCCGTCGCACGTGTGAGGACGTGGCGGCGCTGCACCAGCGCGTCGGCGCGGAGCGCGGCGAGCTCATCGTGCGCGCGGCGGAGATCGTCCGGACCGCGCTCGTGGAGGGGCGGAAGGTGCTGGTGTTCGGCAATGGCGGCAGCGCGGCCGATGCGCAGCACTTCGCGGCCGAGCTGGTCGGACGGTTCGGTGCCGGCGTGGAGCGCCGGGCGCTTCCAGCGCTGGCGCTCGTCTCGGATCCGGCCATCGTGTCGGCCGTGTCGAACGACTTCGGTTTCGCGGCAGTGTTCGCCCGGCAGATCGAAGCCTTCGGCGCCGCTGGCGACGTCGCGATCGCGCTCACGACGAGCGGCGCGTCGCCCAACGTGAACGAGGGCCTGCGGTGGGCCCTGGATCGATCGCTCATCACGATCGCGTTGACCGGTCGGGACGGTGGAGAGAGCGGGAGGCTCGCCGACGTGCACGTCAACGTGCCCGATCGGAACCCGCAGCGTGTGCAGGAAGCCCACCAGGTAATCCTGCACCTCATCTGCGAGCTCGTGGAACGTACGCTGTAG
- the nuoF gene encoding NADH-quinone oxidoreductase subunit NuoF: MELFLTPHVRDAHGYALDAYTRHGGYGALRKALAMTPEAVIDMVKASGLRGRGGAGFPTGLKWQFVDKKSPKPKYICCNADESEPGTFKDHVLMERNPHLLFEGCLIGCHAIGAKVAYIYIRGEFYHVQQVLEAELEKARAAGYVGRNIMGTGFDCDIYVHRGAGAYEAGEETALIESLEGKRAQPRLKPPFPAVEGLYGCPTAVNNVETLCNVPLIVDRGPEWFAGLGPEKNGGPKLFCVSGHVKKPGVYEASMTVTLRDLVYDDRFAGGIRGGHALKCVIPGGSSVPVLLPDQLDVTASFDGVAQAGSLLGSAGIIVMDETTCMVWAAENLLHFYKHESCGKCTPCREGGDWLHRILGKIERGDGQMRDLDLLLSIGNNIMGKTLCAFGDAAATPVLSTVKTFRAEYEAHVREGRCPLPAPWRAASRSLAAAH, translated from the coding sequence GTGGAGCTGTTCCTGACTCCGCACGTGCGCGACGCCCACGGCTATGCGCTCGACGCGTACACGCGGCACGGCGGCTACGGCGCGCTGAGGAAGGCGCTGGCCATGACGCCCGAGGCCGTGATCGACATGGTGAAGGCGTCGGGGCTGCGAGGCCGCGGCGGCGCCGGATTCCCGACCGGGCTCAAGTGGCAGTTCGTGGACAAGAAGTCGCCCAAGCCGAAGTACATCTGCTGCAACGCGGACGAGAGCGAGCCCGGCACGTTCAAGGACCACGTGCTGATGGAGCGCAACCCGCACCTGTTGTTCGAAGGGTGCCTGATCGGCTGCCATGCGATCGGCGCGAAGGTCGCCTACATCTACATTCGCGGCGAGTTCTACCACGTGCAGCAGGTGCTCGAGGCCGAGCTCGAGAAGGCGCGCGCGGCCGGCTACGTGGGCCGGAACATCATGGGCACGGGCTTCGACTGCGACATCTACGTGCACCGCGGGGCCGGTGCCTACGAGGCCGGTGAGGAAACCGCGCTCATCGAGTCGCTCGAGGGCAAGCGCGCGCAGCCGCGGTTGAAGCCGCCGTTTCCGGCGGTCGAGGGCCTGTACGGCTGTCCGACCGCGGTCAACAACGTCGAGACCCTCTGCAACGTCCCGCTCATCGTCGATCGCGGCCCCGAGTGGTTCGCCGGCCTCGGGCCCGAGAAGAACGGCGGCCCGAAGCTGTTCTGCGTGAGCGGGCACGTGAAGAAGCCGGGAGTCTACGAAGCGTCGATGACCGTCACGCTGCGCGATCTCGTGTACGACGACCGGTTCGCGGGCGGCATTCGGGGCGGCCACGCCTTGAAGTGCGTGATCCCGGGCGGATCGTCGGTGCCCGTGCTCCTGCCCGACCAGCTCGACGTGACGGCCAGCTTCGACGGCGTCGCGCAGGCCGGCTCGCTGCTCGGGTCGGCCGGCATCATCGTCATGGACGAGACGACGTGCATGGTGTGGGCGGCCGAGAACCTGCTGCACTTCTACAAGCACGAGTCCTGCGGCAAGTGCACGCCGTGCCGTGAGGGCGGCGACTGGCTCCACCGGATCCTCGGCAAGATCGAGCGCGGGGACGGGCAGATGCGCGATCTCGATCTGCTGCTGTCGATCGGCAACAACATCATGGGCAAGACGCTGTGCGCGTTCGGCGACGCGGCCGCCACGCCCGTGCTGTCGACCGTGAAGACGTTCCGCGCCGAGTACGAGGCGCACGTGCGCGAGGGCCGTTGCCCGCTGCCGGCGCCCTGGCGCGCCGCCTCGCGATCGCTCGCGGCGGCCCACTGA
- a CDS encoding glycosyltransferase family 4 protein — MRLAWFSPWPPQPSGVAGRSAALVPALAGRGHGIDVFVDEQRVAAARRASDMPPAAGAVRVQSAHDFVWRNLRDQYDLIVYQIGNSRQHAFVWPYLFRWPGLTVLHDARLHHARGHAWLSRRRSAEYRAEFRLSQPDASPDAAELAVRGFDGAYYYLWPMTRAVALASRLVGVHTRGGADELRSAVPDRPVEYIALSSGRLQPSTDAERRATRAALGYDDSAVVYGVFGGLTPEKRLPEVLHAFRWTHARLPTTRLLLAGEPAPGLDVPALTAALGLADAVTWHPALDDDAFERAIGAVDVAIGLRWPTAVETSGPWLQALADRRATITTALAHLAHVPALDPRSWQPWTAGDPDAPVTVAVDLLDEDHSLRLAMARLAADPALRAALGDAGRAYWEREHSMIRMIDDYERAIARAAAAPVPDPVALTPPPAAATRALLAGLGDVSCELF; from the coding sequence ATGCGCCTCGCGTGGTTCTCGCCGTGGCCGCCCCAGCCGAGCGGCGTCGCCGGGCGCTCCGCCGCGCTCGTCCCGGCGCTCGCCGGCCGTGGCCACGGCATCGACGTGTTCGTCGATGAGCAGCGCGTCGCCGCGGCCCGCCGCGCGTCCGACATGCCGCCTGCGGCCGGCGCCGTCCGCGTCCAGAGCGCCCACGACTTCGTCTGGCGCAACCTGCGCGACCAGTACGATCTGATCGTCTACCAGATCGGCAACTCGCGCCAGCACGCGTTCGTCTGGCCGTACCTGTTCCGCTGGCCGGGCCTGACCGTGCTGCACGACGCCCGCCTGCACCATGCGCGCGGGCACGCGTGGCTGTCGCGCCGCCGTTCGGCCGAGTACCGCGCCGAGTTTCGCCTGAGCCAGCCGGACGCGTCACCCGACGCGGCCGAGCTCGCGGTTCGCGGCTTCGACGGCGCGTACTACTACCTCTGGCCGATGACGCGCGCCGTGGCCCTGGCCTCGCGGCTCGTCGGCGTGCACACGCGCGGAGGCGCCGATGAGCTCCGGAGTGCCGTCCCCGACCGGCCCGTCGAGTACATCGCGCTGAGCTCCGGACGCCTGCAGCCGTCGACCGACGCCGAACGTCGCGCGACACGCGCGGCGCTCGGCTACGACGACAGCGCCGTGGTGTACGGCGTCTTCGGCGGCTTGACGCCCGAGAAACGTCTCCCTGAGGTGCTGCACGCCTTCCGTTGGACGCACGCCCGCCTTCCGACCACGCGTCTGCTCCTCGCCGGCGAGCCGGCGCCGGGTCTCGACGTGCCGGCGCTCACGGCCGCGCTCGGTCTCGCCGACGCCGTGACCTGGCATCCGGCGCTCGACGACGACGCCTTCGAGCGCGCGATCGGCGCCGTGGACGTGGCGATCGGTCTCCGCTGGCCGACGGCCGTGGAAACGTCCGGCCCCTGGCTGCAGGCGCTGGCCGATCGGCGCGCCACCATCACCACGGCGCTGGCGCACCTCGCGCACGTGCCGGCGTTGGACCCTCGCAGTTGGCAGCCGTGGACGGCCGGCGACCCCGACGCGCCGGTGACGGTGGCGGTCGATCTGCTGGACGAGGATCACTCGCTGCGGCTGGCCATGGCGCGGCTCGCCGCCGACCCGGCGCTGCGCGCGGCGCTCGGCGACGCCGGCCGCGCGTACTGGGAGCGCGAGCACTCGATGATCCGGATGATCGACGACTACGAGCGGGCGATCGCACGCGCCGCGGCAGCCCCGGTGCCCGACCCCGTGGCGCTGACGCCGCCTCCAGCGGCGGCGACCCGCGCGCTGCTCGCCGGGCTTGGTGACGTGTCATGCGAATTGTTCTGA
- the thiS gene encoding sulfur carrier protein ThiS, which yields MRIVLNGEPKDLPGPMSIAALLAMLEIDPRIVAVEYDRVVIKRARYAETMIQEGGEVEIVAFVGGGAACRTRWSGLVH from the coding sequence ATGCGAATTGTTCTGAACGGAGAGCCCAAGGACCTGCCGGGTCCGATGTCGATCGCCGCGTTGCTCGCGATGCTCGAGATCGACCCGCGCATCGTCGCGGTCGAGTACGACCGCGTCGTAATCAAACGCGCCCGATACGCCGAAACGATGATCCAGGAAGGCGGCGAGGTGGAGATCGTCGCGTTCGTCGGTGGCGGCGCGGCCTGCAGAACGCGCTGGTCAGGTCTGGTACACTGA
- the nuoD gene encoding NADH dehydrogenase (quinone) subunit D, with protein sequence MPEIRSETMTVNMGPQHPSTHGVLRLVLELDGETIVSLEPTIGFLHTGIEKTAEQKKWQQVVPLVERMDYLGPQSNSLAYCLSVERLLGLERVMPDRVTWIRVLIAELQRLSSHLVWLGTHGMEIGAISVMMYCFREREQLLNLNEMLAGFRMFPSYIRVGGLREDLPRGFHQAVKAFLDVFPDKLNEYEKLLTKNDVWLRRTKGVGKLSREDTLAMGLVGPIARAAGIPYDVRKVFPYLKYDTFDFVVPTRTDGDVFARYSLKLDEMRESVKICLQALERISPTGPYDCGDYRVVPPPKDRVYTEMEALIQHFLIYSQGFNVPKGEAYVPVEGARGEHGFYIVSDGTNRPMRVKARAPSFYACQALSKLVVGGLVADLIAIIGSTDVVMGDVDR encoded by the coding sequence ATGCCTGAGATTCGATCGGAAACGATGACCGTCAACATGGGGCCGCAGCACCCCAGCACGCACGGCGTGCTGCGCCTCGTGCTGGAGCTCGACGGCGAGACCATCGTCTCGCTCGAGCCCACCATCGGCTTCCTCCACACGGGCATCGAGAAGACGGCCGAGCAGAAGAAATGGCAGCAGGTCGTGCCGCTCGTCGAGCGGATGGACTACCTCGGCCCGCAGTCGAACAGCCTGGCCTACTGCCTGTCGGTGGAGCGGCTGCTCGGGCTCGAGCGCGTGATGCCGGATCGCGTCACCTGGATCCGCGTGCTGATCGCCGAGCTGCAGCGGCTGAGCAGCCATCTCGTGTGGCTCGGCACGCACGGCATGGAGATCGGCGCGATCTCCGTGATGATGTACTGCTTCCGCGAGCGCGAGCAGTTGCTCAACTTGAACGAGATGCTCGCCGGGTTCCGGATGTTTCCGAGCTACATCCGGGTCGGCGGGCTGCGCGAGGACCTGCCGCGCGGGTTCCATCAGGCCGTGAAGGCGTTTCTCGACGTCTTTCCGGACAAGCTGAACGAGTACGAGAAGCTGCTCACGAAGAACGACGTGTGGCTGCGGCGCACCAAGGGCGTGGGCAAGCTGTCGCGCGAGGACACGCTGGCGATGGGGCTCGTCGGGCCGATCGCGCGAGCGGCCGGCATCCCGTACGACGTGCGCAAGGTGTTCCCGTACTTGAAATACGACACGTTCGATTTCGTCGTCCCCACGCGCACCGACGGCGACGTCTTCGCGAGGTACTCGCTGAAGCTCGACGAGATGCGGGAGAGCGTGAAGATCTGCCTTCAGGCGCTCGAGCGGATCTCGCCGACCGGCCCCTACGACTGCGGCGACTACCGTGTCGTCCCGCCGCCGAAGGACCGCGTCTACACGGAGATGGAAGCGCTCATCCAGCACTTCCTGATCTACTCGCAGGGGTTCAACGTGCCGAAGGGCGAGGCCTACGTGCCGGTGGAGGGAGCGCGCGGCGAGCACGGCTTCTACATCGTGTCGGACGGCACGAACCGGCCGATGCGGGTCAAAGCGCGCGCGCCGTCGTTCTACGCGTGCCAGGCGCTCAGCAAGTTGGTCGTCGGCGGCCTGGTGGCCGACTTGATCGCCATCATCGGTTCCACCGACGTCGTCATGGGCGACGTGGACAGGTGA
- the nuoE gene encoding NADH-quinone oxidoreductase subunit NuoE has translation MSFHPVMDYGRGHHKSARAIPEEGPPFAYTPENRTTFERLCAQYPPERRKSAILSALFLAQRQQGYLTLNAMRHVAEAIGCTTAEVEDVVSYYTMFYTRPVGKYVLQVCRTLSCALLGAERVTEELAQALGIAPGETDPAGEFTLLEVECLGACDRAPVVGVNDHWHECQSAEAARALVEGLRTQGPSVLTGCHLKVEK, from the coding sequence ATGAGTTTCCATCCGGTCATGGACTACGGTCGCGGGCACCACAAGTCCGCGCGGGCGATCCCGGAAGAAGGGCCGCCGTTCGCCTACACGCCGGAGAACCGCACCACGTTCGAACGGCTCTGCGCGCAGTACCCGCCGGAGCGGCGCAAGTCGGCGATTCTCTCGGCGCTGTTCCTGGCGCAGCGGCAGCAGGGCTATCTCACGCTGAACGCCATGCGCCACGTGGCCGAGGCCATCGGGTGCACGACGGCGGAGGTCGAGGACGTCGTGTCGTACTACACGATGTTCTACACGCGGCCGGTCGGCAAGTACGTCCTGCAGGTCTGCCGCACGTTGTCGTGCGCGCTGCTCGGCGCCGAGCGGGTCACCGAGGAGCTGGCGCAGGCGCTCGGCATCGCGCCGGGCGAGACGGATCCGGCAGGGGAGTTCACGCTGCTCGAAGTCGAGTGCCTGGGCGCGTGCGATCGCGCGCCGGTCGTGGGCGTCAACGATCACTGGCACGAATGCCAGTCGGCGGAGGCGGCACGCGCGCTCGTCGAGGGGCTCCGCACGCAGGGCCCGTCGGTGCTCACCGGCTGCCATCTGAAAGTGGAGAAGTGA
- the ndhC gene encoding NADH-quinone oxidoreductase subunit A: protein MEGFLPVLIMIGFGVGFAAGNVLLSQFIGPKKPTPEKVAPYECGMPPVGDARERQSVKFYLVAMIFLLFDIEVAFLYPWAIAFRDLGVVGYWQIVTFFGLLLTGYVYVWRKGAFDWSRERTR, encoded by the coding sequence ATGGAAGGCTTCCTGCCTGTTCTGATCATGATCGGCTTCGGCGTGGGGTTCGCCGCCGGCAACGTGCTGCTCTCGCAGTTCATCGGCCCGAAGAAACCGACGCCCGAGAAGGTCGCGCCGTACGAGTGCGGCATGCCGCCCGTCGGCGACGCGCGCGAGCGCCAGTCGGTCAAGTTCTATCTCGTGGCCATGATCTTCCTGCTGTTCGACATCGAGGTGGCCTTCCTCTACCCGTGGGCCATCGCCTTCCGGGACCTCGGCGTGGTCGGCTACTGGCAGATCGTGACGTTCTTCGGGCTGCTGCTCACCGGCTACGTCTACGTCTGGCGGAAGGGCGCCTTCGACTGGAGCCGCGAGCGGACGCGATAG
- a CDS encoding NADH-quinone oxidoreductase subunit C, translated as MGADDVLHVLQGALPGSALADATGPDGMPAILVERDDVLRVLQTLRDHPALQFAFFADVTAADYHPATPRFEVVYLLACLGAAYATGQPAPARRLRVKVRVAAEDPRIASATSVYPAAGWPEREVFDLFGIAFDGHPDLRRILTPDGWEGHPLRKDYPVQIRKDAERWSPLQLTAEEFAENMRADRERATRQATNVRPPRAD; from the coding sequence ATGGGAGCCGACGACGTCCTTCACGTTTTGCAGGGGGCGCTGCCGGGCAGCGCGCTGGCCGATGCGACGGGCCCGGACGGGATGCCGGCCATTCTCGTCGAGCGAGACGACGTGCTGCGCGTCCTGCAGACGCTCCGCGATCATCCGGCGCTGCAGTTCGCGTTCTTCGCCGACGTGACCGCTGCCGACTATCATCCGGCGACGCCGCGCTTCGAGGTGGTCTACTTGCTGGCGTGCCTCGGCGCCGCGTACGCCACCGGGCAGCCCGCCCCGGCGCGGCGCCTGCGCGTCAAGGTGCGTGTGGCGGCCGAGGATCCGCGGATCGCGAGCGCCACGAGCGTGTATCCTGCCGCGGGCTGGCCGGAGCGCGAGGTGTTCGATCTGTTCGGCATCGCCTTCGACGGCCACCCGGATCTTCGCCGGATCCTGACGCCCGACGGCTGGGAGGGCCATCCGCTGCGCAAGGACTACCCGGTGCAGATCCGCAAGGACGCGGAGCGCTGGTCGCCCCTTCAGCTCACCGCGGAGGAGTTCGCCGAGAACATGCGCGCGGACCGTGAGCGAGCGACCCGGCAGGCGACCAACGTCAGGCCTCCGCGTGCTGACTGA